In Fragaria vesca subsp. vesca linkage group LG1, FraVesHawaii_1.0, whole genome shotgun sequence, the sequence CTAACTCTCCTCAGACATAACTCTGATTTACTTGAATTTTGTGGAGCATATGTTGTTGTTGATTATAGAAAAACTTAGGAGATATATGCTTTGTATTATCACCATTAATATAACATTGCTTCATCTGCTCAATACAAGCAACATTATCTTCATTAAAAAAAAAAGTAAGTTTTTAAGTGGTAGAACTTAAATAATTTTTTCCTCGATTATGAATAGTAATGGATGTCAACCATATACATTCACGAGCAGCTGCACTTAAAGGATTGGTTAACAAAATACGATATTGAGAATGCAACTATAATATAGAAACACAAACACACTTAACAACACAAGATTTAACATGGTTCCCTCACTCCTTGAGTACATCAATCCACGGGGCGTACTTCAATCTTTCTTTACTATATATTAAGAATAATGAGAACAAAGATATTCACTCAAGTTTACAACTCAAACCCTTAATTCCTTGTACACCCTCTCAACTCACACAGTAAATTTGAATCACAATAATAACAAGGAATCTGGATTTCTGAACCAATTTGTCTAGAAACGTGTAGTATATGGAAAGTCAGCTCCATCACAACTGAAGCCTCTGGAGCCATTGTAGGTCGAATTGTTCTTTCACCACCCTTATCTCCGTGCTTCTGAGTGTGAAAAGCTCCCACAAATTTTTTGTATATTTGTCACATATCACAACCTCCAACTCCTCGAGGTCTGAAACTGATTCCGGCAACTCTTGCAATCTCGAGCACTCTCTCATGTTCAGCTTTCTTAAACTGCTCAATGCACCAATTCCTTCGGGCAACTCCTTAATGCTGAAGCAATGGGATATGTCAAGAAAGTTTAACTTCTTTAGGTTACCAATGGTGCTTGGCAATTTTACCAAATCACAGCATGATCTTAGACTCAACACTTCCAAATTGGTCAACTTCCCAAGTTTTTCAGGTAAGGCAGATAACCGATGGCAATTGGTGATACTGAGCTTCTTTAGGTGAACAAGATTACATATGTCGTCCTGCAACTCTAGCAAATCTCTGCAATAGTCGATGTTTATTTCCACTACAAGCGGCAATGCACGCGAAATTCGGATGGCGTCCTTCCCGAAAGCTTGACTGATGTTACACATAAAAAAAGAAATTTTTTGGAGACTCTTCAAGTATATAGTGTTCTTAGTAAGAGGAGGAACTGAAATGCCGTGCATTCTGAGTGTTTTCAGATTTGACAACGAACTCAACCGGTGAAAATGACTTATTTCAGCAGTTACGGACCCATAATTTTGGACTATTAGAACCTTCAACGATTTGTGCATGTCCCTGATGAACTTGGGTAAGTCATATTTCTTTGTCCGTAAATTCAGAACCAGAACCTCAGCTACTGGTAGTTGCATGATGGGCCATTCTGTGGAGAACGCCTCATCTGCAAACAATTAATGAGCTATCTGAGGCGAGAGTCATGTGAATGTGATACTTCTGTGAAGGAAATATGCATGTTGCATGTATATGAGAAAGGAGAGATGTACTAACCTGTTGAGATAGATAATAATGAAACTTTCTTCGGTTTTTCCATCTTTTCTGTGACTTCTGTCCACCATTTGGGAGGAGTGTCTCCACGTATGTCTATACTCAGTCTTTTGCTTAGTACAGGGTCATGTCCAGTATGATGGATTGCTAGGCTTCTAAGTATATCATGCTGGGTAACAAAATGTTCACTGTAGTCCTCCTCCACGTTCCTGTTTATAATCAAAAGTAATTTGCTTAGAGATTATTTTTTAAAAATACAGTACATATCTCTATCCGGAAGTTAATTAGAAGACACGATAAACTTAGAATCTTGCATTAATTGAATACCTTCTCACTACAACATCTACCAAACTGCGGGTGGTGAGCTTATAAAGGTTCTCATTGCACATACTGTCTTCACACAGATTATAGAGCTGTGCCCAGATATCAAAGATGACGGGGACATGGATTGCTTGGTCATCAGGGAATGAAGTAAGATCAAGGAAAGATTCTAGGAGGATACTGTTTTCTTTACCCAACTCCTCTAAGCTGCTTTGGAGTACACTAAACAGCAAATCATTCTCATAATCCAGAATCGAATAACCTTTAGACCATTTGAATAGTGTGTTCCGCCAGATCTCTATAGGCTTCCCACAAAGCGATCTTCCTACCACTAAAATGGTAAGTGGATGTCCCCTGCAGTGCTTTACTATCTGCAGTTTGAATAATACAAAATGAAGTTAATTAGTTTTTTTTTTTCCTTTTATTGAGAGAAATAATCAACTCCATTTATACTCATAATTACTATCTGTGTATGTGTGTGTATTCATCGAACAGTACGGGAATCACCTCTCTCAAAAGATCAACCGGAACATTGATGCTCATGTCTGGAAATGCTGAATGACACAAAAGAGTCATGGAATCTTCACCGTTCAATAAATTTATGTGATATGACGAACCTAATAGTGGAAATTGATATCTGGATGTCACCAAAATTTTATAATTCAGCATTTTTTCCTTTCCTTTTAGGAAAATTTTTTCAATAAGTGATTGTGATTCAGGCCAAACATCATCGAAGATCAACAGCAAATTCTGCCCTACTTCCTTTAGCAATGTCTGCAAGAACGTAACTTCACTTACTTCATCCGGGAAAAATGGTGGTGCCGTGGAACTCGCTCGTTGATTTAGTTGTTGTAACATCGAGCTCATACTCGGTCTTTTTCCAACGGTGATAAAGAAAATATTGTCCTTGAATATCTCTATATGAAAGACAAGTTACAAAGTAATTGTTATCGTGACATTTTAACCGAACAGAAAATTCTAGTATACCATATGATATAACATGCCTCACAAAATATGTAACTATCATTGATTGAAAAAACAACTAAATGATCATGTAATGATCATTTACCTCTTTAAAATCCCTCATGTGTCATACAATTACACGTTTGCAATAGATATGTCATAACATATGGTATGATACAAACCCTAATCAAACTACGTACACTTCAGAAGTTAGAAAGAGGAAAAGGAAGCCCAAATTAATATCTAGTACAACTGTACAAACAAAGGCGCAATGTCTTACCTTTGATTTTGGCATCAAAATAAATGGTTGTTGCCATGGTCGTTTTTCCACATCCTCCAGCACCAGTGAGGACAAGCACTGACTTATCTTCCGAAAGAAGCTTCTTCTTCACTTCCTTTAAAGGCTCATCTAACCCAACCGTAAAATATGGGAGTTCAGGTTCTCTATTCCTATAGGTCATTTCCTTCACCATCCTATTGGTCATTTCCTTCACCATCGTAGCTTCTGTATTGTTTACTGAAGTCCAAGGTTTCGCTGCATCAATCATTGCCTGAATTCTCAGTATATCTACCAGATCTCGAAGATATTTTTCCAATGAAATAAGTTTGCGGCAGTAATAATATTTTTTGTAGGTCGACCAGACACTTAGGTTCGAGCACTTGCGAACTAGCTCTACACCATCTTGCATTTTTTTGGGAAATATTTTTAACTTCTCTTCTAACTGATGAGCTATGTCATGCTGTACATTCTCTTTGACCAATGGTTGCAAGGAGTCCAGCGTGAGTTTTAGATCCTCGATGACGGTTCTAAACATCTTAATATTGTCCTCCACTCCTGTGACGGCCTCATACAGCAAAGTAAATTCTGAAACCAGTTTTCTCTGTACCCCTGCCATAGTTTCAACAAAGTCCCAAATCACAAAATTTGTATTTATTTTGGTTTGAACTGTAAACATTTGAGAAAAAAAAAAAAATGAATGAACTCCGCGTCCAAGCATACAAATACTGAATTTCTTTTCGTTGGTGATTGACAAGATGAAAACCCAAATCCATGTTAAGAAACAAGAAATTTAAATTTACCTACAGTGAAAATTTAAATTTGAATTTTCAGTACGTGTGCTTAACTCCTAATCCGTCAAATCCTGGTTCACTGATATGATCTGATCAAACTTCAATGGTTCTAACAATCTGGCAAAGTATATACATTGAAGTTTGAATTGGATCGGTTCTCGGCTATATGTAGACCTATTTCTTTTTAACTATGGTACAAATATTTTTATTTTTACTCAGTTTTCGATCATATTTTCTCATCATAGCCGTTTAATGTTAGATAATTTTTTCAAATTTTCAGCTAAGTTGTTCGTTGTTAAGGTATTGAAAATGTCTTTTCAATAAAAAAAAAGATATTGAAAATGTAATAAATCAATGAAAGAACCAAATCTAATCAACATGAGTAGTTCGTGATCTTAATTCTAAATCATAATTTTGAAGACTTTCATGAATACTAATTTGGCTGAAAATTTAGTGATAATCTATTTATGCATACATCAAAACTGAACGGTGAAGATGAGACAATATGATTAAAAATTTGTATTATTAGGGAAATTCACACCATAGTTAAAATAAAGAGGTCCAACCTAAGAAGGATTATATATATTTGAGCCGAAGTATATAGCAGTTTTGTGGAAGAGTAAATAGGCACAATAAGATTGAAATCTAGAATAAGAAAGTCACCTGAGAGTTCCATCTTCCAATTTTCTAGATCAGCGTTAAAGACTTGAACAACTGTCTTATCTGCTACGCTGTGTTGTCTCTGTTGGATGTCCGGTGGTTTCTTGCATGAATTTCAGATCTCCAGGAGGTACCTAAACCTCGTACTTCTGCTCATTGCTCAACGACATCTGGTCATACAGCAGTAGAACAGAACCGAACAGCAAAATTGCAGAACTGCTTAAAGTATTGAAGATTAAGGCGAAGGCCTCCGATCGAGAAGGTTATATATAGACAGACTAGGTGAAAAGGTGATCGACTCAAACTCGGGAAACACGAGCAGGGGAGACCTAACCGGGAAGGAGACCTATAGCTGAGAATGGAATCTTTCTACCTAAACTCCCATCCTTTGATTAATCAAGCTCACAATTTTGTCCACATCTTAGCAACGTTGTCGTAGGTAATAAACTATGCAAGCGCAAATTTAAAAGTCAGTCCAGCCGGCTCATTGACCCACGCAACGCGGCTTTCTTAGTCTTCTTTTGTTTTTTAACGAAGCGGATTGAGATTTGTTACATTTTGTTATTGAATAAAGTAATTTTAATTTTATAAATTTTTTAATAATTATATGAATTAAGAATTTTGTTGTTTGAATTTTATGATGTAGAGTTTTAAAATGACAAGATTTTGTATTTACTCTAATCTCAGTTAAAAGAATTGACAAATGACACATATATTATGTGAAGAATTCAAGTCGGAAATTTAAGCTCCCAAATTCCATAATTAATTTCTAGTGGAAATTGCTAATTCCACAAGATAAAAATCCAAACGGGAGAAACAGTCCTAAAAAATTGAGAATTCCTTAATTTTGATTAAATTACCGGGAATTCAGCCGCGCATCTAAACACATTGTTAAGGACTAAAATATCTACTTTGAAATTTTCGTTTCTCACAATGCTAATATTGATTTTCATATGTTTATGGTATTATATATATAGTATATTTTCGATCGAATATACAGTTTTTATATAAATTTTAGTAAAATTTCTATCGATAATCGACATTTTCTCAATATATTAATCAAGATTTTTTTTTTCGAACCACTGATATTTCTGTGATCATCAGTATTTTTGTCCTTGTCTTAGGCAATTTGGCCCAATTCGCTTTCATAAACTTTTAGATTTAATAGTGTTTGGTAAATTAAAGAGAAATAGCTTTAGAAATTACATGTTATTGTCAACGACTTTTGAAAAAAAAAACATTTGAAAGCTGATGTCATTAAAAAAAAACACAAGAATTAATATATGATGCCCAAGAGCCTTAAATTTGAAGATTTTTTTTTTCAACTAATAAAAACACATTTTAAAATTCTCATCAATTTGATACGCAACAACATGTCATATTTTGCTCTTTATAAACTTTGGTACCTCACGTTTTTTTTTCCACTAACAAAAACGTATTTTAAAATTCTCATCAATCTGATGCGCAACAATATGTCATATTTTGCTCTGTATAAACTTTAGTACCTCACGTTTTGAAAACATCATAATGGTATATGAAGTTCTAAACCTGACAGAAGATAGGTACCTAGAGCCGTTAGATTAGTTAAATGTCTACCAGATGATAATTTTCATCTTAAAATGACCAATGTACCCTTCTTCTTTTTAAGGTATATTTTTCATATATATATATTTTCTATTTGGAGCGAAGCTTCATTTTGAAATTAAAGTGCGAAGGTCTTTGTTTGGCATATTTTTCTATCATAGTCCGTTAGTATCTAGACATATATGCCATGATAATCTATAGAAATTTTCAGTCAATTTAGTGACCGTTTGAGTTTTCGTAATCATAATTTACATGAACGGTTACGGTCAGACATATTTCGGTCGTTTATTGATTTAATGTAGTTTCGATACCTTAACGATCACCAAATTAGTTGAAAATTTATAGAAATGATCATGACATATATATCTAGATTTTTTAAAATTAAATTATATTCCATTCCATTTAAAATAAATGATACATCATGAATCGATCCACTATCTTGCATACAGAGAGCAAATAAGATTAAGTGATTCACGTAGGGTACCTCATTACACTTTTCCCGCTCATTCAACATGTGCTCTATAGTCAAAAGAATATGAGCAATTACACTAAGAAAAGGGAAAAAACCAACAAACACTATAATCTATGAAAAACATAGATTATAGGCTATTATTCTAGAAAAACAAAAAATAGAAAATTAAATCCATGAGCCTAGGCCCAAAAGAGCCCAAGGCCATCTGCTAAGCTAAGGTCACCTGAGTTGGGCACCCACATTCCCAACCACCAGTCGCCGCTGCCATCGTCGGTGGTCATCCTTGCCACCACAACAACACCACCATCCTCAGAAGGTTGCGCCGCTTCACACCAGATTGGATCACTTACAGGAAAACCTTGGTCTCGCCTAACAGCCAATTACAACCGCCCCTGCTCTGTCGTAGATCCGATCTAAAATAAGATCTGATCTACAGTGAATCTAAAGGTCCTAGAGTGGGGAGGGGGGGGGGGTGAATAAGTCTTTTTCCAATTTTCATTAACTTTTGTATCCGAGGATATCTATAACTTATGCTATCCCAGATTCACAGGATACTAGATATCAGAAAGTAAATTGCAGTAAATAAAGAAACAACACAAGGATGTTTTTTACTCACAGAAACCCTGAATGCAGGCAGAAAAACTGCGTGTCTCTAACTCTTGAGAGACAAACTTTCCACTAAGTTGAAGTAACCTCTTACAAGAATAATAGTTCTAGTGATACACTACCACAGTGCTATCCTTTCTAGTTCTGAACTAGTCTAGACCTATTCCCTCTCTTGTTTCTAAGCACTTACAACATTGAACACTTTCAGAAGCTTTGTTCATGAATTCAGCTAACCACTAGCAGATTCAACCTTGAACAATTCTTGGGTTGGTTGAACTACACATCCCTCATGGTATGCAACATGATATGAGTTGATGAAAGAAGTTTTGAGTTCAAGCTCTAAGGTTTATAGTCACGAAAAAGACTTACAGTAGCATGAACAATGCA encodes:
- the LOC101305301 gene encoding probable disease resistance protein At5g66900-like; protein product: MELSGVQRKLVSEFTLLYEAVTGVEDNIKMFRTVIEDLKLTLDSLQPLVKENVQHDIAHQLEEKLKIFPKKMQDGVELVRKCSNLSVWSTYKKYYYCRKLISLEKYLRDLVDILRIQAMIDAAKPWTSVNNTEATMVKEMTNRMVKEMTYRNREPELPYFTVGLDEPLKEVKKKLLSEDKSVLVLTGAGGCGKTTMATTIYFDAKIKEIFKDNIFFITVGKRPSMSSMLQQLNQRASSTAPPFFPDEVSEVTFLQTLLKEVGQNLLLIFDDVWPESQSLIEKIFLKGKEKMLNYKILVTSRYQFPLLGSSYHINLLNGEDSMTLLCHSAFPDMSINVPVDLLREIVKHCRGHPLTILVVGRSLCGKPIEIWRNTLFKWSKGYSILDYENDLLFSVLQSSLEELGKENSILLESFLDLTSFPDDQAIHVPVIFDIWAQLYNLCEDSMCNENLYKLTTRSLVDVVVRRNVEEDYSEHFVTQHDILRSLAIHHTGHDPVLSKRLSIDIRGDTPPKWWTEVTEKMEKPKKVSLLSISTDEAFSTEWPIMQLPVAEVLVLNLRTKKYDLPKFIRDMHKSLKVLIVQNYGSVTAEISHFHRLSSLSNLKTLRMHGISVPPLTKNTIYLKSLQKISFFMCNISQAFGKDAIRISRALPLVVEINIDYCRDLLELQDDICNLVHLKKLSITNCHRLSALPEKLGKLTNLEVLSLRSCCDLVKLPSTIGNLKKLNFLDISHCFSIKELPEGIGALSSLRKLNMRECSRLQELPESVSDLEELEVVICDKYTKNLWELFTLRSTEIRVVKEQFDLQWLQRLQL